The following are from one region of the Ignavibacteriota bacterium genome:
- a CDS encoding phosphatase PAP2 family protein — MDKFKQFVKHLKAFDVVVIVFYIILSVVHLIYRDRIETWEFWIAVNLFIILISFLFAYLESKYDNEFWNAAHYWYIVPVVLITFKQLYFMIQPIRIYDHDEMFILIDRILFFGNDPTQLLWKISTPLLTEILQIVYGIFYLLPILLGLFLLRKKRYVAMDFSVFVVIYGFYLSYLGYFIWPGIGPRFTLHNFDTINQDLPGLLLTNFLREIVNTGESIPAGTPNPAEVVQRDIFPSGHTMITLIVMYLSYRLKSRSRFFFIPVGALLIFSTVYLWYHYVIDLIGGLTFMIFAVWSGKYIFNWWQRKIGKPEFEYGKY; from the coding sequence ATGGATAAATTCAAACAGTTCGTTAAACATCTTAAAGCTTTCGACGTTGTTGTTATAGTCTTCTACATCATTCTATCAGTAGTACATTTAATCTATCGTGACAGAATTGAAACCTGGGAATTTTGGATAGCAGTAAACTTGTTCATTATTTTAATTTCATTTTTATTTGCATACCTTGAATCGAAATATGATAATGAATTCTGGAACGCAGCTCATTACTGGTACATCGTTCCGGTTGTTCTGATTACTTTCAAGCAGCTTTATTTCATGATCCAGCCTATCAGAATCTACGATCATGACGAGATGTTTATTCTCATCGACAGAATATTATTTTTCGGAAATGACCCGACACAACTGCTCTGGAAAATCTCAACTCCATTGCTAACTGAAATTTTACAAATTGTGTATGGAATTTTTTATCTGCTTCCGATTTTACTTGGATTATTCCTCTTGCGCAAGAAGCGTTATGTCGCGATGGATTTTTCAGTTTTTGTTGTCATCTACGGATTTTATCTGTCATATCTCGGATATTTTATCTGGCCGGGAATCGGTCCAAGATTTACACTACACAATTTCGATACAATAAATCAGGATTTGCCAGGACTTCTATTAACAAACTTTTTACGTGAAATCGTAAATACAGGTGAATCGATTCCTGCCGGTACACCAAATCCCGCAGAAGTTGTTCAGCGTGATATTTTTCCCAGCGGACATACAATGATTACACTGATCGTGATGTATTTATCCTATCGTTTAAAAAGCAGGTCAAGATTTTTCTTTATTCCGGTTGGAGCTCTACTAATTTTTTCAACCGTTTATCTGTGGTATCATTATGTGATAGATTTAATTGGCGGATTAACATTTATGATATTCGCAGTTTGGTCAGGTAAATACATTTTCAACTGGTGGCAAAGAAAGATTGGCAAACCGGAATTTGAGTACGGAAAATACTAG
- the rsmA gene encoding 16S rRNA (adenine(1518)-N(6)/adenine(1519)-N(6))-dimethyltransferase RsmA produces MKIHNKPKKRFGQNFLLDENILNKIVKEINPQNDELIVEIGPGYGALTQKLLSVTENIIAVEIDNKLAGDLKEKFPQLQLINEDFLETDISALVSSGKKFRVVGNIPYNITSPILFKLIENNNLIHDAVFMVQLEVAKRMIANKGTKDYGILAVVLKFFTETKLCFKISPNVFYPKPNVYSALVHINFKDISNSEEEKKLFIQIVKASFGNRRKILKNSFGNSIFHEIDFTNSGIDLSLRAENLVVDDFIQLAKYVKKISPGFTRK; encoded by the coding sequence ATGAAAATCCATAACAAACCCAAAAAACGATTCGGTCAGAACTTTCTGCTGGATGAAAACATCCTGAATAAAATTGTAAAGGAAATAAATCCACAGAATGATGAGCTGATAGTTGAGATCGGTCCTGGTTATGGTGCTTTAACTCAGAAATTACTTTCAGTAACCGAAAATATAATTGCAGTTGAAATTGATAATAAACTTGCCGGTGATTTGAAAGAAAAATTTCCACAGCTTCAACTCATCAATGAGGATTTTTTAGAAACTGATATATCTGCATTAGTTTCATCAGGGAAAAAATTTCGTGTCGTTGGAAACATTCCATACAACATAACATCGCCAATACTTTTTAAGTTGATTGAAAATAATAATTTAATACACGATGCGGTATTTATGGTTCAGCTTGAAGTTGCAAAACGAATGATTGCAAATAAAGGAACAAAAGATTACGGCATCCTGGCTGTTGTGTTAAAATTCTTTACTGAAACAAAATTATGTTTCAAAATCTCACCTAATGTTTTCTATCCGAAACCAAATGTTTATTCAGCATTAGTTCACATTAACTTCAAAGATATCAGCAATTCAGAAGAAGAGAAAAAATTATTCATCCAAATTGTAAAAGCATCGTTTGGAAACAGAAGAAAAATCCTAAAAAATTCATTTGGTAATAGTATATTTCACGAAATTGATTTTACAAATTCGGGTATTGACCTTTCACTCCGTGCTGAGAATCTGGTTGTTGATGATTTCATACAACTTGCAAAGTATGTCAAGAAAATTTCACCCGGATTTACCCGAAAGTAA
- a CDS encoding ROK family protein codes for MHRDSVISIDMGGTKVLGCVVNSKDGIIARVKKPTDPTATRKKYVYQLVEAVYELIEETQISKKKIKAVCLGVPGTVNPLTGIIGLAPNLGLKNFNIKKMLEAEIPFPVLIENDVNLGALGIKTFGVGKKSKNMLAVFVGTGIGGGLIIDEKMYRGSNYVAGEIGHMLVEKNGPKCGCGRKGCFEAIASRTAIVNKIIKDIKSGKRSKLSKLVKSGERIRSKSLSNAVKSGDKVVRRRIKEGCEVIGDTLASIANLLNLDMIVLGGGMIEALDFYMLPLIKKSFSEHVLNDSARGLKIVASRLADDAAVYGGIALAEEFLGVRV; via the coding sequence ATGCACAGAGATTCAGTAATCAGCATTGATATGGGCGGAACGAAAGTTCTCGGCTGTGTTGTAAATTCAAAAGATGGAATAATCGCCCGCGTAAAAAAGCCAACGGATCCAACAGCTACAAGAAAAAAATATGTTTACCAGCTCGTTGAAGCAGTTTACGAGCTGATTGAAGAAACGCAAATCAGCAAGAAAAAAATAAAAGCCGTTTGTCTCGGAGTTCCGGGAACTGTTAATCCATTAACAGGAATAATTGGTTTAGCACCAAATCTTGGATTGAAAAATTTCAACATTAAAAAAATGCTGGAAGCTGAAATTCCTTTTCCTGTTTTAATTGAGAATGATGTTAACCTCGGTGCACTTGGGATAAAAACTTTTGGTGTTGGGAAGAAATCAAAAAATATGCTTGCAGTTTTTGTTGGAACCGGGATCGGCGGAGGATTGATAATTGACGAAAAGATGTACCGCGGCTCAAATTATGTCGCGGGTGAAATCGGACATATGCTTGTCGAAAAGAACGGACCAAAATGCGGCTGCGGTAGAAAAGGCTGCTTTGAAGCGATTGCAAGCAGAACTGCAATCGTAAATAAAATTATAAAAGATATTAAATCAGGTAAACGAAGTAAGCTATCGAAGTTGGTAAAATCGGGAGAGAGAATAAGAAGCAAGTCACTGTCTAATGCAGTAAAGTCCGGTGATAAAGTTGTCCGAAGAAGAATAAAAGAAGGATGCGAAGTAATTGGAGATACTCTTGCAAGTATTGCAAATCTTTTGAATCTCGATATGATCGTTCTCGGCGGAGGGATGATTGAAGCGCTGGATTTTTATATGCTTCCATTAATAAAAAAATCTTTTTCTGAACACGTGCTTAATGATTCTGCCAGAGGTTTGAAAATTGTTGCCAGCAGACTTGCCGATGATGCCGCAGTTTACGGTGGTATTGCACTTGCTGAAGAGTTTTTGGGCGTGAGGGTTTAG
- a CDS encoding ABC-F family ATP-binding cassette domain-containing protein, which translates to MIDLSNITLQFTGENLFQNVNLKINSGDKICLVGSNGTGKSSLLKMLVGEIEPESGSINKQKNITIGYLPQDQVVHRGKTLIDEVFTALSDIKSLHQKEKEIIAQLESSSSDEEKEDLVNQLGEVHLRLEELESYSIEYKIEKILTGLGFEEKDFKRLTDEFSGGWQMRIAMAKLLIAQNDLLLFDEPTNHLDLDSLQWLIGYIQSFKGSMIIVSHDKNFVNLTTNRTWEIFLRKINPYNGKLNDYLKYKEERDQMLINQREIQQKKIKDTQKFIERFRYKATKARQVQSRIKQLEKVELIEIPDDEETVNIRFPNPPPCGVFNVELKGIQKSFGEMKLFDGIDFRVNRGDKIAFVGPNGAGKTTLSKIIAGKIDFNKGEKISGHNNIISYYSQDVADSLNPEIDLIETLDSVGSAKTIGQLRSLLGAFLFSGDDVFKKVGVLSGGEKSRLALAKILLSPSNFIILDEPTNHLDYSSKKVLQQALVNFSGSLILVSHDVEFLKPIANRVVDIRPAYRQAGQSNLKIYEGDIEYYLYKRNEETEQVSSTKKEHPTETSSHKEQKRIEAEKRNQRYKATKDLKERLAKLEKEIHKLEQELKKINAVLINPDTYNNHSQIRELNEKLKELKLSLDEKVKEWEEVSLSLEEVEREFS; encoded by the coding sequence ATGATTGATCTATCGAATATCACACTTCAGTTTACAGGGGAAAATCTCTTCCAGAATGTTAACCTGAAAATCAATTCGGGCGATAAAATTTGTCTCGTCGGTTCAAACGGAACAGGTAAATCTTCTCTTCTGAAAATGCTTGTCGGAGAAATTGAACCCGAATCAGGATCAATCAATAAACAGAAAAATATTACTATCGGCTATCTCCCGCAGGATCAGGTTGTTCATCGCGGAAAAACTTTAATTGATGAAGTCTTCACTGCACTTTCGGATATCAAATCCCTTCATCAAAAAGAAAAAGAAATTATCGCACAACTTGAATCATCATCGAGCGACGAAGAAAAGGAAGATCTCGTTAATCAACTTGGTGAAGTTCATCTTCGTTTGGAAGAACTCGAATCTTACAGTATAGAATATAAAATTGAAAAAATCTTAACCGGACTTGGCTTTGAAGAAAAAGATTTTAAAAGACTTACGGATGAATTCTCGGGTGGATGGCAAATGCGAATAGCAATGGCAAAGCTTCTCATCGCTCAAAATGATCTTCTTCTATTTGATGAACCAACAAACCATCTCGATCTTGATTCGCTTCAATGGCTAATCGGTTATATTCAAAGCTTCAAAGGATCGATGATAATTGTTTCGCACGATAAAAATTTTGTGAATCTCACCACAAACCGAACATGGGAAATATTCTTAAGAAAAATAAATCCATACAACGGCAAGCTGAATGATTACCTGAAATACAAAGAAGAACGCGACCAGATGCTGATTAATCAAAGGGAAATTCAGCAGAAAAAAATTAAAGACACTCAAAAGTTTATCGAGCGCTTTCGTTATAAAGCGACAAAAGCCCGACAAGTGCAAAGCAGAATAAAGCAGCTTGAAAAGGTTGAACTGATTGAAATTCCCGATGATGAAGAAACTGTAAACATTCGGTTTCCAAATCCACCACCATGTGGAGTTTTTAACGTTGAACTGAAAGGAATTCAGAAATCTTTCGGCGAGATGAAGCTGTTTGACGGAATTGATTTCAGAGTGAATCGCGGAGATAAAATTGCATTTGTCGGGCCAAATGGTGCTGGCAAAACTACTCTCTCCAAAATCATAGCTGGAAAAATTGATTTCAATAAAGGTGAAAAAATATCTGGTCACAATAACATTATTTCCTATTATTCGCAGGATGTTGCTGATTCTCTCAATCCAGAAATTGATCTGATTGAAACTTTAGACTCCGTAGGTTCTGCGAAGACAATCGGACAGCTTCGATCACTTCTTGGTGCATTTCTTTTTTCCGGTGATGATGTTTTCAAGAAGGTTGGAGTTCTTTCCGGAGGAGAAAAAAGCAGACTGGCACTTGCAAAAATTTTGCTCTCTCCTTCCAATTTTATAATCCTCGATGAACCGACAAACCATCTCGATTATTCATCCAAAAAAGTTTTACAGCAGGCATTAGTTAATTTTTCCGGTTCGCTGATACTTGTTTCCCACGATGTGGAATTTCTAAAACCAATTGCGAACAGAGTTGTTGATATTCGTCCTGCCTACCGGCAGGCAGGGCAGAGCAATTTAAAAATTTACGAAGGTGATATTGAATATTATCTCTACAAGAGAAACGAAGAAACAGAACAAGTTTCATCTACAAAAAAAGAACATCCAACCGAAACATCTTCCCACAAAGAACAGAAACGTATTGAAGCCGAGAAACGCAATCAGAGATACAAAGCCACAAAAGATTTGAAGGAACGGCTTGCAAAGCTTGAAAAAGAGATCCACAAGCTTGAGCAGGAGCTTAAAAAAATAAACGCAGTTCTTATTAATCCCGACACATATAACAATCACTCTCAGATACGCGAGCTTAATGAAAAGCTCAAAGAATTGAAATTATCGCTTGATGAAAAAGTTAAAGAATGGGAAGAAGTGAGTTTGAGTTTGGAGGAGGTTGAGAGGGAGTTTAGCTAA